A stretch of Coraliomargarita sinensis DNA encodes these proteins:
- a CDS encoding SGNH/GDSL hydrolase family protein — translation MRFSIFVISIFALLGPAAADSFYTPERDKYRVEAAEENETEERLPKVLLIGDSIMGGYFKQTKDFLQDEVQVLRHPGNAGETRNGLKKIEDWLGETEWDLIHFNWGLHDLCYRHPESKVYGKRDKIRGTLSVPLEEYKENLEKLVQRLKETDATLIFATTTKIPEGEAGRFVGDDAKYNEAALEVMKRYGVAVNDLYRISKDFGPEMYVAPRDVHHTGKGNKVLAEAVADAIRKQLD, via the coding sequence ATGCGCTTCTCCATATTCGTCATATCGATTTTTGCTTTATTGGGACCAGCGGCAGCCGATTCCTTCTATACGCCTGAACGGGACAAATACAGGGTTGAAGCAGCAGAGGAGAATGAAACGGAAGAGCGACTGCCCAAGGTACTGCTCATCGGCGACTCCATCATGGGTGGCTACTTCAAACAGACGAAGGATTTTCTGCAAGACGAGGTACAGGTCTTACGCCACCCAGGCAATGCCGGAGAAACCCGCAACGGACTCAAAAAAATCGAAGACTGGCTCGGTGAGACAGAATGGGACCTTATCCATTTTAATTGGGGCCTACACGATCTTTGCTACCGGCACCCCGAGTCCAAAGTTTATGGCAAGCGTGACAAAATCCGCGGAACGCTCTCTGTCCCGCTGGAAGAGTATAAGGAAAATCTTGAGAAGCTGGTGCAGCGCCTGAAGGAGACCGATGCCACCCTAATCTTTGCCACCACGACGAAGATCCCCGAAGGTGAAGCGGGCCGCTTCGTAGGCGATGACGCAAAATACAACGAAGCCGCGCTGGAAGTCATGAAGCGATACGGGGTTGCGGTGAATGACCTCTACCGAATTTCAAAAGATTTTGGCCCAGAGATGTATGTTGCGCCCCGGGACGTGCATCACACAGGAAAAGGCAACAAGGTACTGGCCGAGGCCGTCGCGGATGCGATTCGCAAGCAGCTGGACTGA